The Nitrospiria bacterium genome has a window encoding:
- a CDS encoding transposase, translated as MTVGVFSSRKLSRACGENLAFKYLAGMQTPAFKTFIEFRARHREEMADLFVQTVKLAKEMGFALLSRVALDGTKMR; from the coding sequence ATGACGGTTGGGGTTTTCAGTTCGCGGAAGCTTTCACGTGCTTGTGGAGAGAATCTGGCCTTTAAATATTTAGCGGGGATGCAGACGCCTGCCTTTAAGACCTTCATTGAGTTTAGAGCGCGGCACCGGGAGGAGATGGCAGATTTATTTGTGCAGACGGTGAAATTGGCCAAAGAGATGGGATTTGCCCTGCTCTCAAGGGTTGCTCTGGACGGCACAAAGATGCG